A genomic stretch from Clavelina lepadiformis chromosome 5, kaClaLepa1.1, whole genome shotgun sequence includes:
- the LOC143461087 gene encoding aldo-keto reductase 1B-like: protein MSETSLQLNSGYKMPMIGLGTWKSPQGQVEAAVECAIECGYRHIDCAYIYRNENKVGNAVAKKIKENKIKREDLFITSKLWNTFHKPDDVKPALMESLKLLKTSYLDLYLIHWPFAYENTGELFPKEKDGNFIFSDAHYVETWKAMEALQKQGLVRSIGVSNFNEFQLNKILQGGSIPPAVNQIELHPYLIQKELVNFCADKGIVVTGYSPFASPDRPWAEKGEPLLLEEPKLVAIADRLQKTVAQVILRYLIQRNVIVIPKSVTPHRIQSNFDVFGFQLTDEDVKIIESFNRNFRAVALPHDMKGKYFPFKENYSE, encoded by the exons atgtcgGAAACCAGTCTTCAATTAAATTCAGGTTACAAAATGCCGATGATTGGGCTTGGAACGTGGAAA tcgCCCCAAGGCCAGGTCGAGGCTGCAGTGGAATGCGCTATAGAATGTGGATACCGGCATATAGACTGCGCGTACATTTATCGTAATGAAAACAAAGTTGGAAATGCTGTGGCAAAAAAAATcaaggaaaacaaaataaaaagagaAGATCTTTTCATTACAAGCAAA CTATGGAACACCTTTCACAAACCTGATGACGTGAAACCAGCTTTGATGGAGAGCTTAAAGCTGTTAAAAACTTCTTATCTAGATCTTTATCTCATTCACTGGCCCTTTGCATATGAG AATACTGGTGAATTGTTTCCAAAGGAAAAAGATGGCAACTTCATCTTTTCCGACGCTCATTACGTAGAAACTTGGAAG GCCATGGAAGCTCTACAAAAACAAGGCTTAGTACGAAGTATTGGAGTTTCAAACTTCAACGAATTTCAGCTAAACAAAATCTTACAAGGCGGTTCCATTCCACCAGCTGTGAACCAAATAGAGCTTCATCCATACTTGATTCAGAAAGAACTTGTGAATTTTTGTGCTGACAAAGGCATTGTTGTTACTGGATATAGTCCATTTGCATCACCTGACAGGCCTTG GGCTGAAAAAGGTGAGCCGCTTCTGTTAGAAGAGCCAAAACTAGTTGCAATTGCCGATAGACTGCAAAAGACTGTGGCCCAAGTAATATTGAGATACTTGATCCAGAGGAATGTGATTGTGATCCCGAAAAGTGTAACTCCGCACAGAATCCAGTCAAACTTTGAT GTTTTTGGTTTTCAACTAACGGATGAAGACGTGAAAATAATAGAATCATTCAATAGAAATTTCCGAGCCGTAGCACTGCCTCA CGATATGAAAGGCAAGTACTTTCCATTCAAAGAAAATTATTCGGAATGA
- the LOC143459720 gene encoding uncharacterized protein LOC143459720 — MSYSYPAPMSACSSAAMLKSDPDLRKCGWMKKKSNRQKLLSSNYEERFFIILKGWVYYYKEDSSLAPQKYFSLEGYSNRVIEAEEEKTSSLQNVFKIYPCNNDGRTYFYATEQKKDLKDWMNSFKQEIEKYNISKVSTLRSSVSCPDKISPQVHSNTNSGPRSQSVNNHHREVGKNSLESSQSTSTNSILSDEGGQPWYEPYHMNRTGDISLPSYSSPPGKVLNSPGFSNDYPYPQVPPPLPKNLPEDDSSHYYEKITDDPVHPFVDHVPGKVAAFRQHSFPVEPPPPPPSDLNLDDENYEVPVHHSPGGDLRNRLLSTAEPISSQQDMPPPLLPKPQSMSASCGGDDGSMSMDYYIDVNQPEYDNPEDDYDDTNEVQHSMHRIPIPIPDEADPTSRFTYPPTPPDKPKPPQPGMKPNPMFPGSPLDLRKNLKPVSNTSPKAKVNSPQNYSPTSPMTPTTPLDAVNRPRVTTTAGTPQIPKGFPFNENSVASTVKSQKSHSVSTPPQILTLTGFPSLKPVTPSSALKPSTSSTSKPKTALKPPPLTSKPPKPSPTSKPTLVGLKPTAPVPDHKPSLFSSPEYTTHISPEKLKPHNKSSPFPPSTFNAQDIKFPNKQMPPLSPGKPRTENLTTTASTPKSPLLGLKTSRPMPPFTTTEMGKTTTMKPSEIKKANATTAVTTPVKVSNNADDPAGKSVLDKAKMFANTKVPPVKIDKPKATARPQAYSKPTLAAKPAFASKPNYIR, encoded by the exons atgtccTATTCCTATCCGGCACCGATGTCTGCCTGTTCATCAGCTGCTATGCTGAAGAGTGATCCAGATCTTAGAAAATGTGGTTGGATGAAGAAGAAGTCAAATCGACAGAAGCTTTTATCTTCCAATT ATGAGGAGAGGTTTTTTATTATACTAAAAGGATGGGTGTATTACTACAAAGAGGATTCTTCTTTGGCTccacagaaatatttttctttggaaGGCTACAGCAATCG GGTAATTGAAGCCGAGGAAGAGAAAACTTCATCTTTGCAGAATGTTTTCAAGATTTATCCTTGTAATAATGATGGAAGGACATACTTTTATGCCACTG aacaaaaaaaagacctaaaaGACTGGATGAACAGTTTTAAACAAGAAATAGAGAAATACAATATTTCCAAAG TAAGCACCTTAAGGTCAAGCGTTTCCTGCCCggacaaaatatctccacaaGTACATTCAAACACTAATTCCGGACCAAGGTCCCAAAGTGTGAACAATCACCACAG gGAAGTGGGCAAAAATTCCCTGGAGTCATCACAAAGCACAAGTACTAATAGTATACTCTCTGACGAAGGTGGTCAGCCGTGGTATGAACCATACCATA TGAACCGAACTGGTGACATATCGTTGCCTTCATACTCTTCGCCACCTGGAAAGGTTTTAAATTCTCCAGGTTTTTCCAACGACTACCCATATCCGCAAGTTCCGCCTCCtcttccaaaaaatttgccCGAGGATGATAGCTCACATTATTATGAAAAAATCACTGACGATCCTGTGCACCCTTTTGTGGATCACGTTCCTGGTAAAGTAGCTGCTTTTCGACAACACAGCTTTCCTGTTGAACCGCCTCCTCCTCCACCAAGTGATCTCAACTTAGACGACGAAAATTATGAAGTACCTGTACATCACTCCCCTGGTGGCGATCTACGAAATCGACTGCTATCAACAGCTGAGCCTATCTCTTCTCAGCAAGATATGCCACCACCTTTGTTGCCAAAACCTCAGAGCATGTCTGCATCTTGCGGCGGTGACGATGGCTCAATGTCAATGGATTACTACATAGATGTCAATCAACCAGAATATGACAATCCCGAAGATGATTATGATGACACTAACGAGGTGCAGCATTCGATGCACAGGATCCCAATCCCAATTCCGGATGAGGCAGACCCTACATCACGATTTACTTATCCACCCACGCCACCTGACAAACCGAAACCGCCTCAGCCTGGCATGAAGCCGAACCCAATGTTTCCTGGGAGTCCTCTTGATTTGAGAAAGAACCTTAAACCCGTGAGCAATACCTCACCGAAAGCAAAAGTTAATTCTCCCCAAAATTATTCTCCGACTTCGCCCATGACGCCAACAACACCTCTTGATGCTGTCAACCGACCACGTGTCACAACCACTGCTGGAACTCCACAAATACCCAAAGGCTTTCCGTTCAATGAAAATTCAGTAGCTTCAACGGTGAAGTCTCAAAAGTCACACTCGGTTAGCACACCGCCCCAAATATTAACCCTGACAGGTTTTCCGTCGTTGAAACCCGTAACACCGTCATCAGCATTAAAACCGTCAACGTCGTCTACATCAAAACCTAAAACAGCTTTAAAACCACCGCCATTAACGTCAAAACCTCCAAAACCGTCACCAACATCCAAACCCACTTTAGTAGGGTTGAAACCCACTGCACCTGTTCCAGATCACAAACCTTCGTTGTTCTCAAGTCCAGAATACACAACCCATATTTCTCCTGAAAAACTAAAGCCTCATAATAAGTCTTCACCGTTCCCGCCGAGTACATTCAACGCGCAAGACATAAAATTTCCGAATAAGCAAATGCCCCCGTTGAGTCCCGGAAAGCCTCGAACTGAAAACCTAACGACAACAGCCTCAACGCCCAAAAGTCCATTGTTAGGACTGAAAACCTCCAGACCAATGCCGCCTTTCACCACTACTGAAATGGGGAAAACTACGACAATGAAGCCGTCAGAAATTAAAAAGGCGAATGCCACTACCGCCGTTACCACACCGGTCAAAGTGTCCAATAATGCAGATGATCCAGCAGGGAAAAGTGTTCTAgataaagcaaaaatgtttgctaATACCAAGGTACCGCCAGTGAAAATCGATAAACCTAAGGCAACTGCCAGGCCACAGGCATACTCCAAACCAACTTTAGCAGCTAAACCTGCATTTGCGAGCAAACCTAATTACATAAGGTGA